One window of the Entelurus aequoreus isolate RoL-2023_Sb linkage group LG18, RoL_Eaeq_v1.1, whole genome shotgun sequence genome contains the following:
- the LOC133633726 gene encoding rho-related GTP-binding protein RhoU-like: MLPPDVRGGHKPRRRASEPAAVSLSPPRRHRSRDFPLALKRRRSGPAPERRVNCVLVGDGAVGKTSLVVSYTTNGYPTVYVPTAFDNFTVVVAVDGTPVRLQLCDTAGQKWGVDDGAINDELDRLRPLCYKNADVFLLCYSVVRPDSFRNLTHRWVPEIRQHCPGAPLVLVGTQLDLREDVQVLIQLAQNRERPVGLEEGRQLAQELGAAGFAECSALTQKNLKEAFDSAIFASVRQTQDGGGGGGGGSGGDVRPQKLTLKRKTPDKIKKLSETWWRKIQCLVGEHNCDQLTA, from the exons ATGCTCCCCCCGGACGTCAGAGGAGGACACAAGCCCCGCCGCCGCGCCTCGGAGCCCGCCGCCGTCTCCTTGTCGCCGCCTCGCCGCCACAGGAGCCGCGACTTCCCGCTGGCCCTGAAGCGGCGGCGCTCGGGCCCCGCCCCGGAGCGCCGGGTCAACTGCGTGCTGGTCGGGGACGGCGCGGTGGGCAAGACCAGTCTGGTGGTCAGCTACACCACCAACGGTTACCCCACCGTGTACGTGCCCACCGCCTTCGACAACTTCACAG TGGTGGTGGCGGTGGACGGGACGCCGGTCAGGCTGCAACTTTGCGACACGGCTGGACAG AAATGGGGAGTTGATGACGGAGCGATCAAT GACGAGCTGGATCGTCTCCGTCCTCTCTGCTACAAAAACGCTGACGTCTTCCTGCTGTGCTACAGCGTGGTCCGACCCGATTCCTTCCGCAACCTGACCCACAGGTGGGTGCCCGAGATCCGCCAGCACTGTCCCGGCGCGCCGCTGGTCCTCGTGGGGACCCAACTGGACCTGCGGGAGGACGTCCAGGTACTCATACAACTGGCTCAGAACCGGGAGCGACCGGTGGGCTTGGAGGAAGGCCGGCAGCTGGCCCAGGAGCTGGGCGCCGCGGGCTTCGCCGAGTGCTCGGCCCTGACCCAGAAGAACCTCAAGGAGGCGTTCGACTCAGCCATTTTCGCCAGCGTCCGTCAGACACAagatggcggcggcggcggcggcggtggcaGCGGGGGCGACGTGCGGCCGCAGAAACTCACCTTGAAGAGGAAGACCCCAGACAAGATCAAGAAGCTGTCAGAGACATGGTGGAGGAAGATCCAATGTCTGGTCGGAGAACACAACTGTGATCAGCTGACTGCTTGA